The Desulfoscipio gibsoniae DSM 7213 genome contains a region encoding:
- the floA gene encoding flotillin-like protein FloA (flotillin-like protein involved in membrane lipid rafts): MFAGITFLILLVLIILAVVILFSFIPVGLWISALAAGVRVGIVTLIGMRLRRVIPSRIVNPLIKAYKAGLDISVDQLEAHYLAGGNVDRVVDALIASERANITLPFERAAAIDLAGRNVLEAVQMSVNPKVIQTPWVSAVAKDGIEVKVVARVTVRANIDRLVGGAGEETILARVGEGVVSTVGSMDNHKEVLENPDSISRTVLEKGLDAGTAFEILSIDIADVDVGRNIGATLQMDQAEADKNIAQAKAEERRAMAVAREQEMRAAVEEMRAKVVEAEAQVPQALADALREGNLGVMDYYNMQNILADTGMRQNISKMGEDKEDKEGSNYLKK; the protein is encoded by the coding sequence ATGTTTGCCGGTATTACTTTTTTAATTTTGTTGGTACTTATTATACTGGCCGTGGTGATATTGTTCAGCTTTATACCGGTGGGGCTATGGATCTCGGCCCTGGCCGCCGGTGTGCGGGTAGGTATTGTCACTCTTATCGGTATGCGTCTGCGCCGGGTTATTCCGTCTCGCATCGTAAACCCGCTGATTAAAGCTTACAAAGCCGGGCTGGATATATCTGTAGACCAGTTGGAAGCTCATTACCTGGCTGGCGGCAATGTGGACCGGGTGGTGGATGCGTTGATCGCTTCGGAGCGAGCCAATATCACTCTGCCCTTTGAGCGGGCGGCCGCCATAGATCTGGCGGGCCGTAATGTGCTGGAGGCCGTACAGATGAGTGTTAACCCCAAGGTTATCCAAACTCCCTGGGTATCAGCGGTGGCTAAGGATGGTATTGAAGTTAAGGTGGTGGCCCGGGTGACGGTGCGGGCCAATATTGACCGGCTGGTAGGCGGTGCCGGTGAAGAAACCATACTGGCCCGGGTAGGTGAGGGGGTAGTATCCACCGTGGGCTCAATGGATAACCACAAAGAAGTGCTGGAAAACCCCGATTCCATTTCCCGCACTGTTCTGGAAAAAGGGCTTGATGCGGGTACTGCATTTGAAATATTATCTATTGATATCGCCGATGTGGATGTGGGCCGGAACATTGGTGCCACACTGCAAATGGACCAGGCCGAGGCCGACAAAAATATTGCCCAGGCTAAAGCTGAGGAACGACGTGCCATGGCGGTGGCCCGGGAGCAGGAAATGAGGGCCGCTGTGGAGGAAATGCGGGCCAAAGTGGTGGAGGCCGAGGCCCAGGTGCCGCAGGCCTTGGCTGATGCATTGCGGGAGGGTAATCTAGGAGTTATGGATTACTATAATATGCAGAATATATTGGCCGACACAGGTATGCGGCAGAATATATCCAAGATGGGTGAAGATAAGGAAGATAAGGAAGGAAGCAACTATCTTAAAAAGTAA